The DNA region TCGGGATGGCGGTTGGCGTCGCCGAACAACGCCCACGCGGTGGCGACGTAGACCAGGACGGAGCCGGTCCACAGGACGCGGTCGCGGCGGCGCGCGGCCAAGGCGGCGAGGGCGACCAGCGCGGCCAGCGCGTCGGACCGGAAGCAGAGCGGCGGCACCAAGGCGATGCCGAGGACGAGTTCCGGCCATTTGTGCCGCCAGCAGAGCATGACCGCGGCCGCGATCCCGGTGAAGAACCCGAGCGTGGACCACCAGGTCGGGTCGAACGATTGCGTCGCCGGAAGGTAACCCTGGGCGCTGAAGACGAAAATGCTGCTGATCACGCACGCCGCGACCGCCACCACGGTGAGCACCACACCGAGCACACGCCTTGCCATGCGCTGAGCGTACGCAAACCCGCTTGGCCGGCCGCATCAGCGGAACCGGTCCTTCACGGCGCGCGAATTACGACTTTCGTCGTAACGGGTTGGCGCGCCGAGGACGACGCGGGCGCCTCGCGATCGCTGGTTGTATGCCGCCTCGTTCATCCCTTTGGAAAGGAAAAACCCCCGTGACCCAGCAAACCCCCTACACGCCGGCCCCGCAAGCCCCCGCCAGCCCGATGCCGCCACGCAACGGCATCGGCGTCACGGGCTTCGTCCTCGGCCTGGTGGGGCTGGTCTTCTCCCCGATCCCGTTCGTCGGCGTCGTCGCCTGGCCGTTGGTGATCCTCGGCCTGATCTTCTCGATCATCGGCCTGATCCGCGTCAAGAACGGGAAGGCCTCCAACAAGGGGCTCTCCATCACCGGTATCGCCTTGTCCGCACTCGGGCTCGTGGTCTGCGTGGTCTGGATCTTCGTGTTCAACGCGGCGGTCAACGAGGTCAACAACGAGATCAACCGCACCGCGAAGGTGTCCTACGAGGTCACCGGCGACGCCACGAACGTCGAGGTCATCTACGGCGAGGTCCTCAACCCCGTCACGGAGACCGTCCCGGCGCTGCCGTGGAACAAGGAAGTCGAGAACAAGGGCGTCTACAAGGGCGGGACGCTCACGGTCACCACCGGCGAGACCGGTGGATCCGTGACCTGCAAGATCACCGTCGACGGCGCGGTGGTTTCGACCAAGACCGCTTCCGGCGAATTCGCGATGGCCGCCTGCACCGGAGTGTGACGGTCGGACCGTGAAAGGCCTCCTTCGCCATTCTCGGGGTGGCGGGGAGGCCTTCGCGATTCCGGCATGATGCGGGCATGACCGAGCCCGTCCATCCGTTCGCCCCACCCGCCCACGAACGTCACTGGATCGAAACCGTCACCGAACTGGCGGAGGACTTCGCCGCGAGCGCCGCCGAGTTCGACGAAACGGCCGAGCTCCCCATCGCCAACCTGCGTGCCTTGCACGCGACCGGACTCGACAGGGCGACCCTGCCCGCGGAGTTCGGCGGCGAGGATTTGAGTTATCGGACGTACGGCGAGATCGTCCGGATGCTCAGCGCGGCCTGTTCTTCGACGGCGTGTATCTGGGTGATGCACATCGGCGCCGCCGTCGGGCTGGCCCAGTTGTCCACCCCCGATGTGGGTCGCTTCTACGCCGACGAGCTCATCGGCGGCAAGCGCTTCGCCAACGCGCTGTCGGAACCGAGCAGTGGCAACATGTTCCTGATGCCGCAACAGGTCGCCGAACCCGTCGACGGCGGGTACCGGCTCACCGGTGCCAAACGATTCGTTTCGGGTTGCGAGGTCGCCGACCACTTCCTGGTCAACGCGCTCGTCGACGGCGTGCCCACGTTCTTCGGTGTCTCGCCGGACGACACGATGACCTTCGTTCCCATCTGGGACACGATGGGACTGCGCGCCAGCCGGAGCCAGCTCGTCTCGTTCGAAGACACCGTCCTGCGGGAGGACCGCCGGTGCCCGCCCACGACCGTGCGGCGGCCGAACCACATCGCCGCGGGCCTCGCCTTCTTGTCACTGGGGATCGCCGACGCGGCGGAGCAAGCGCTGATCGCGCATGCCCGGAGCCGTGTCATCCCCGCGACCGGGGAGCCGCTCGCCGGAATGCAATGGCTGCAGTTCGAGGTCGCGGACGTCCACGCCCGTCTCGAAGCGTCGCTCATGTACGCCCGGAACATGGCGTGGCTGGCGGATCAGAACTCGCCGGAGTTCCTGCCCGCGACCATGACAGCGAAGGTGCTCGCGAACGACATCGCCCGCGACGTCGCCCAAGTGGCGCTGAAAGCGGGCGGCGGTTCGGGTTTCCTGCGCACCTCGCCGATCCAGCGGCTGTTCCGCGACGCGCAGGCGGGCGGGCTGATGGCCTATTCGGCCGAAGTCACCAAGGACCGGATCGGGAAGACGGTGCTCCTGCCGCAGGACTGACCTCGGATGGCCGGCCGGGTGACGTCAAGCCCGGCCGGTCCCGCCGGAGCGGGTCAGCAGCAGCCGCTGCCGCAGCAGTCGCAATCGCACCAGTCGTCGTTCCGCATGGTCATCCACCTCCTCCCTCGGGTCCGCATTCGGGCGGGCACCAGGCGCCGGGAAGCGGGTCGGCGCATTGGGCGCCGGACATCCCGGACAGCATGGAAGTGAGTTCGGCGCGCAGCTCGCCGAGGCGCGCCATCTCCGCTTCGATCTCGGCGAGATGGCGTTCCAGCATGGTTTCGGCGGGTTCGCACGGGCACACCCCGGTGTCGCGCACGCTCAGCAGGTCACCGATCTCCGTCAGCGACAGCCCGAGCCGCTGGGTGCCCCGGATGAACCGCAGCCTGTCGATGACGTCTTCGTCGTAGCGCCGGTGTGCCCCGGAAGTCCGCGCGGGCGTGGGCAGAAGGCCGATGCGCTCGTAGTAGCGCACG from Amycolatopsis sp. EV170708-02-1 includes:
- a CDS encoding DUF4190 domain-containing protein; the protein is MPPRNGIGVTGFVLGLVGLVFSPIPFVGVVAWPLVILGLIFSIIGLIRVKNGKASNKGLSITGIALSALGLVVCVVWIFVFNAAVNEVNNEINRTAKVSYEVTGDATNVEVIYGEVLNPVTETVPALPWNKEVENKGVYKGGTLTVTTGETGGSVTCKITVDGAVVSTKTASGEFAMAACTGV
- a CDS encoding acyl-CoA dehydrogenase family protein, with translation MTEPVHPFAPPAHERHWIETVTELAEDFAASAAEFDETAELPIANLRALHATGLDRATLPAEFGGEDLSYRTYGEIVRMLSAACSSTACIWVMHIGAAVGLAQLSTPDVGRFYADELIGGKRFANALSEPSSGNMFLMPQQVAEPVDGGYRLTGAKRFVSGCEVADHFLVNALVDGVPTFFGVSPDDTMTFVPIWDTMGLRASRSQLVSFEDTVLREDRRCPPTTVRRPNHIAAGLAFLSLGIADAAEQALIAHARSRVIPATGEPLAGMQWLQFEVADVHARLEASLMYARNMAWLADQNSPEFLPATMTAKVLANDIARDVAQVALKAGGGSGFLRTSPIQRLFRDAQAGGLMAYSAEVTKDRIGKTVLLPQD
- a CDS encoding heavy metal-responsive transcriptional regulator; amino-acid sequence: MRTEATKALTALTMSQVTSRAGVRPDTVRYYERIGLLPTPARTSGAHRRYDEDVIDRLRFIRGTQRLGLSLTEIGDLLSVRDTGVCPCEPAETMLERHLAEIEAEMARLGELRAELTSMLSGMSGAQCADPLPGAWCPPECGPEGGGG